The genomic interval GACGGATTGATGTGCAGACCGAAATCCAATACAGAACACTCCATGCCTTCGCATAAGTGTGCCTGCAGTTCCTCGGCCACCGTCGCACAAGCGACGATCTTGGTTCGTCCAGCCTTGCTGATACAAATCCCTCGAGAATCAATGGGCGGCTAGCAAAATGGATTAACCTATTATACACTTATATAGAGAAGTTATCAAATTAAGCGCATTGGGGCATTGACAACGGAAAACGATTTATATATATATTTATACATCCCTGAATGGAGCTTTTTTTGTCCGAAGAACAAATTTTGTCCATCGACCGCGACTCGTATGAACCGGCGTACGCCCAATTGGTGCGCATCCTTTTGAGTCAAATCGCGTCCGGGGAGTTCCGGCCGGGTGACCGCCTGCCCTCCGAAGCCCAACTCTGCGAGCGCTATGGCGTAAGTCCGATGACCGTGCGCCGCGTCATCAACATCCTCACAGACCAGGGCGTAGTCATCGCCGAACAGGGACGCGGCACTTTCGTCAGACCGATGGAATTGAGTACCGCCACGTTCAACCTGGACTCCCTACAGCGGTTTTTTCAAGACGGCAGCCAATCCAAGGTAAAAATCCTTGAGGCGAGAATTGCCCTCGCCACTGAACGGGTTGCGGATAAGCTGGCCGTCGCCGTTGGAGACCGGACCGTCTTCATGCGCCGCTTGATCTACCAGGACGCACAGCCCGTACTCCTGCACCGCGAGTACGTAATCTATGACCCCACACGTCCCATTATCGAAACCGAGATGGAGATCACAGAGCTTCAAGGCCTCTTCAGCGGGGGCGGTGGTACCGATCTAAAGCGGGGTGACCTGGTGATCGACGTGACCAGTTTGACCTCCGAGGAAGCCGCCCTGCTCCAATCGGAAGTTGGAACGCCCGCATTTCGTCTGGAGCACATCTTTTACGATTTCGACAATGGACCGGTAAGCTGGGGCTGGTTCATTTGCAGCGGTGAACGCCTGCGATTTACCGCCGTCATCGGAGTTACCGATTAGGAAGGCAGCGCCCCATGGTTGATAATGACCTGCGCACCAAGTTGATCAACTCGATCTCCAACCTCCAGGAAGAAACCGCCCTTGCCTTCGTACAGGAACGCATCACCAGAGGCGACGACCCGATCGCGATCATCGACGACTGCAGTAGAG from Anaerolineales bacterium carries:
- a CDS encoding GntR family transcriptional regulator — protein: MSEEQILSIDRDSYEPAYAQLVRILLSQIASGEFRPGDRLPSEAQLCERYGVSPMTVRRVINILTDQGVVIAEQGRGTFVRPMELSTATFNLDSLQRFFQDGSQSKVKILEARIALATERVADKLAVAVGDRTVFMRRLIYQDAQPVLLHREYVIYDPTRPIIETEMEITELQGLFSGGGGTDLKRGDLVIDVTSLTSEEAALLQSEVGTPAFRLEHIFYDFDNGPVSWGWFICSGERLRFTAVIGVTD